The nucleotide sequence CGCCTCGCTGCCGTCGGTGGTCGCCGAGGGGCGCCGGGTCATCGGCAACATCGAGCGTGTGGCCAACCTCTTCCTCACCAAGACCATTTACTCGGTGCTGATGGCGCTGGTCATCGTGATCGCACAGGCGCCGTACCCGTTCCTGCCCCGCCACGTCACCCTGATCGGTTCGCTGACCATCGGTGTCCCCGCGTTCTTCCTCGCCCTGGCACCCAACAAGGAACGTGCCCGGCCCGACTTCGTCGGCCGGGTGCTGCGCTTCGCCGTGCCGGCCGGCGCGCTGGCGGCAGCCGCGACGTCGGTGGCGTACTTCTTCGCACGGTCCGTGTACGACGACAACCTGGACGCGGAGACCTCCGCGGCGACGCTGGCGCTGTTCCTGACCGCCCTGTGGGCACTGGCCATCATCGCGCGGCCGTACACCTGGTGGCGGGTGCTCCTGGTGGCCGTGATGGGCCTGGCGTTCGCCGTGGTGCTGGTCGTCCCGTCGCTGCAGGACTTCTTCCAGCTGAAGCTGGTCGGTGTCGAAGTGCCGTGGACGGCGGCGGCCTGCGCGGTCGTCGCCGGTCTGATCCTCGAAATCGTGTGGGCTCGCAGCCGTCGGCGGCTGTCCGACGGCTGAGCCCACCGGGGCGGTAATCCCCCGGCCGCCCGAAACGAAGGGCCGCCCGGCCTCGTGGCCGGGCGGCCCTTCCATGTGTGCCGGCGGAACGGGCCCCGGAATGTGCCCGGGCCGCACGCCCGGACCCCTCGACCGCAATGTTCAGGCCATCCGGCACGTGCGGCGCCCGCTGCCCACTTCTGCCCGGCACTAATCCTGCGCCGCCGTTTCGGAACCGGATCGTCCGGCATGCAATGCCCACCACCAGGAGTTTCATCTTCAAGTGGCCCCGCACCGCTCTATTGTGACGCATCGTGGGGCGATAGATGGCCGCCGAACAGGGTAGGGGAGAAAGCAGCCACCCTGACGAAGGGCAAGTCGACACCTGTCGAAAGTTGAGTGTTGGAACCGGAGGGGGTCCGTATTATTCGACGGAGGGCAGGGGGACCGATGACGAGCCACTTCACACAACTGAGGCCTGCGTGCGAGAGGCCCGCTCGAACCGTCGAGCCGGGCGCACCGTGTCCGTGACACCGACGGCACACCACAGTTGAGCCGCATCGACAGATCCGGAACCTAGCCCTCCAATTCCCCCCACGATCGCGACGGGAGAGCCCTGTTTGGATTGAACCCACTCCGTGAAATGGCACCGAACAAGCACGAGCACATCTTCACACGGGGGTCTCAAGAAGCCATGGAGTTCCACTCAGAAATAATATCCCAAAGGGACGAGAAAGCAGATCAACAGGAATCGGCGCCGCCCGGGCAGCACACTGCCCCGCAATGCGCCGATGCCATCGCAAAAGAGAACGGCACCGGTCTGGAATTCCGAATACTCGGACCGCTGGACGTACGCATGAAGGGCCGGACACTATCGGTAGGAGGGCCTCGGCAGCGCGCCGTACTTTCGGCCCTGTTGCTGTCGGCCAATCAGGTCGTCTCCTTCGACTCTCTCATAGAGAAAGTCTGGAACGGACGACCACCCAGTACCGCCCGCACCCAGGTCGCGATCTCCATCGCCACACTGCGCAAGGTCTTCCGGGCCGCCGGCTGGGAGCAGGAGACGATCATCACGGCGATCCCGGGCTACATGCTCAGCCTCGCCGACGAGTCACTCGACGCGCGGCGTTTCGAGCGCCTCGTCGAGGAGGCGGCCCGGCTGACGGCGGTGAGCCGTACGGCGGACGCGGCCACGGCGTTGCGGGGTGCCCTGGCCCTGTGGCGTGGACCGGCACTCGGCGGGGTCTACGCGCCGTTCGCCGAGACAGAGGCGGCCCGGCTCGACGAGCAGCGGATGCTCGCCGTCGAGCAGCACATGGCGCTGCGTCTCCAACTCGGGGAGCACCAGGCCGTCCTGGGCGAACTACAGGCACTGGTCGGCGCCTGCCCACTGCGGGAGCGGCTGCGGTACTACCTGATGCTCGCCCAGTACCGGTCCGGCCGCCGCGCGGAGGCGCTCAGAACCTTCCGCGACGGAACACGCCATTCCGTAGAAGAAATCGGTCTCGAACTCGGCCTGCAGCTACAGGAGTTGCACAATTCCATCCTGCGCGACGAGGTTCCGCAACCGCCCACTCCGAGTGTTGCCGCCGCACATCCCGGCACACCGGTAACAGTCTCTTCCCCCCTTCCGAAGAGCGATCCGTACTTCATCGGCCGTAGCCGGGAGCAGTGGCTCATGAACGAGGCACTGCTCAGCGAAACATCGCAGAATTCATCCTCCATCGCGTACATCACGGGCAGCCCGGGAATCGGCAAGACCAGTCTCGCGGTCCACTGGGCACACGAGTCGGCGGACGCGTTCCCCGACGGCCGGCTCTTCGCCGACCTCCGGCACGGCGAACCCCTCGACGTGCTGCACCAGTTCCTGCGCCATCTCGACCCCGAGGGCTCCCTCCCCGCGGATCTGGCGGAGGCGTCCGAGCTGTACCGCACCGCCCTGAAGGGCAAGCGGATCCTGGTGGTCCTGGACCACACGTCGTCATACCCGCAGGTGCGCCATCTGCTGCCGGAGGACGGCGCCTGCCGGGTGGTGATCACCGGCGCGGTCAACCTGGACGAACTCCTCCAGCACCACAGCGTGCTGCAACTGCGGCTCGGCCCGATGTCCGACGACGAGTCGCGTGAAATGCTCAGCGCCGTCCTGCGGGACTCCCGGACCGAGGAGTTTCCCACTGCCACCAAGCAACTCGGGCTGCTGTGCGGCAGTCTGCCGCTGGCGCTGCGGGCAGCCGGAGCCAGGTTGCTGGCCAAGCAGCACTGGCGCGTCCATGACCTCGTACGGCGTCTGGAGCGGTCCCCCGACCGCCTGGCCGAGCTGAGCATCGGGGAGGACTCACTGCGGGCGCGTCTCGACAACAGCCTGAGTGAGCTGGACGAGAGGGCGGCCTCCGCCTACCGCGAGCTGAGCCGTCTGGGAGACCACGACTTCTGCGCGGCCAGGGCGGCGGAGGTGCTGGACATGGACCAGCTGGACGCCGAGGACCTCATCGAGACCCTGGTGGACGCGCAGCTGCTGGAAGCGGTGGGGCGTGGTGCCTGGGGCGAGATGCGCTACCGCTGGCAGGAGTTGGTACGGCTGCACGCACTCAGCTCCCGGTCGGCGCAGCCCTGCGGGGCGGGTATCGCCGGGTGAACCGGCCGGCGCGTCCCGCCCGCGCCGCATGACGCTCCGCCTCACGTACGGCCCGTACGCCCCCTTCAGGGTGTGCGGGCCGTACGCGTTGTGTTCCTTCGGGGCCGCGGCGCACACCGCGGCGGCACAGCACCACAACGCCGCACAGCACCGCCACGCCACACAGCACCTGCCCCGCCGGACGGATCCGGCGGGGCAGGTGCGGGGAGCACACCCTGGACGCGGTCAGGCGTCGGCGTTCATTGCCTCGATCAGGCTCTTGGGCCGCATGTCGGTCCAGTTCTTCTCCACGTACTCCAGGCAGGACTCCCGGTCCGACTCGCCGAAGGCGGTCGTCCACCCGGCGGGCACCTCCACGAAGGACGGCCAGAGCGAGTGCTGGCCCTCGTCATTGACCAGCACCAGATAGCGGCCGTCTGCGTCTTCGAACGGATTGGTCACGTCGCATTCCTTCCGGAAACGTCGGGAGCGGTTCGGCGTGGGACCGCGGGGCCGTGCTCCCACCTGTCCAACGTACGGAACCCGCGTTTCTCCCGGATATCGATCCGCTTTTCATGGCCGGTCCCCCGGCCGGCGACAGGCGCGGACGAGTACGCACCCGCCCTGGTCAGCCGCCGTGCCGGCGGATCCGGGGCTCGCCGCGCACGACGGCCTCCAGCAGCGCGGGCGGGCTCCCCCTCAGCTCCGCGTCGAGGAAGGCCCCGAGCGTCCGGCGGGTGAGCCGCAGTACGTCCTCCCCGGCCGTCGCGTCCTTCGACGCTCCCGGCACGGCGCGTCCCAGCGGTCCGCCGAACACCCCGTAGTCGGTGAAGGAGAGATGCCCACTGCCCGCCACCGAGTACCAGTGGCGGGGGCCGGAGAGCCGCCGCCACACCCGGTCCCACGTCCGGTCCGCGCCCGGCCTGCCGTGCTCTCCTGCGCCCAGAAGCAGAAACGGCCGGTTCACCGGCGTGGTCCCGGCCGTCTGGAACGTACCGTCGAGGTTGGCGCCGGCCGCGAAGCAGGGGTCGGTGCGGACCGCCTCGAACGCGGCGGCGCCGCCCATCGAGTGGCCCACGACGGCGACCCGCGCCGGGTCGAGCGGCGGCAGACCCCGCATGCCCGGCGCGCTGCCTCTCCCCGTACCGGGCGACGTCAACTGCCTGCGTACGTAGGACAGATCGGCGGCCCGGGTGGCGGCCACCCGCGTGCCGTCCGGGGACCGGTGGCAGGCGCCGCAGCCGGTCACCCGGCCCTCGGGATAGGTGATCGCAGCGGCTTCGTAGGCGTGGTCGACGGCGGCGACGGCGTAGCCGCGACTGGCCAGGTCCTCCGCCAGGGCGGTGCAGGAGGACCGGGGCAGTCCGAAGCCCGGTGACAGCACGACCAGGGGCAGACCGCGGCCCGGTGACCGCAGGGGCGGCGCTGCGCGCTCCGCGTACACGCGTGTGCGGCTGAGCAGGTCCTGGGGTACGTCGTCGATCCGGTACTGGCGCAGGATCATGGCCGACTCCCGGGGGGTGACGTAGCGCGCGCGAGGCGCCGTGGAGAGCCGGGCGGGATACCAGAGGGAGACCATCAGTTCGCGGGCCCTGTCGGGGTTCCAGGGGTCGCGCCGGGAACCGTCGCGCAGTTCCAGGGTCCGCAGCCCCACGGCATGCGGTCCGGTGGGGGCGGGCAGGGCGGGCGGCGCTCCCGCGCGGTGGGGGGCGTCCGGGGGCGGACCTGCGGCGGCTCCGACGGCCAGCAGGGCGGCCGCCACGAGGACGGCGCGCCGGGGCGCCAGGGGTCCGACGCGGGTCACCTTCATGATCGGCGCTCATTTCGTCCGGGGATACCGAGCGCCCATCACGTTAGGAGCGGATCGACGGCCGGGAGAGCGCCGACCACGTTCTCCTGACCTTCGTCGGCGGATTCCTGCCGAAGTGCGTCACTCCTCCGGGTTCCGCCGGGTCTTTCGTCATGCCGGGCCGCCTTACGTGTGCAGGGGGTCCCAGGGCCTGGGGATACGGGCCCGGCCGGCCGCGCCGTGCCGGAGCGCCTCACGCAGCAGCACCGGCCGGGCGGCGTCCCCGGACCGGGCGACGCCCCGCAACTCCCTTGCCAGGGTGCGCGCCTGGACGGCCCACCCGTCCAGCTGGTCCGCCACGGGACCGGCGTTGGCGGTGAGCAGCTCCGCCCACAGCTCCGGGTCCCCGCCGGCCGTCCCGGTCACGTCGCGCAGGTCCTGGCCCGCCAGCCGTACGGCCGACTCGTCCTCGTCGAGGAGACGCGCGGCGGCGAGACTGGCGAGCAGGCGCGGGGCGTGCGAGACGAGAGCGACGGCACGGTCGTGGGCCTCGGGGTCGAGCAGTACCGAGGCCGCGCCGCACAGGGCGACCAGTTCCAGGGCGTGGTTGAGCGCCAGCATCTCGGTCGACTCGCTGGGCGTCAGGGCCCAGGGA is from Streptomyces sp. NBC_00370 and encodes:
- a CDS encoding BTAD domain-containing putative transcriptional regulator — encoded protein: MAKENGTGLEFRILGPLDVRMKGRTLSVGGPRQRAVLSALLLSANQVVSFDSLIEKVWNGRPPSTARTQVAISIATLRKVFRAAGWEQETIITAIPGYMLSLADESLDARRFERLVEEAARLTAVSRTADAATALRGALALWRGPALGGVYAPFAETEAARLDEQRMLAVEQHMALRLQLGEHQAVLGELQALVGACPLRERLRYYLMLAQYRSGRRAEALRTFRDGTRHSVEEIGLELGLQLQELHNSILRDEVPQPPTPSVAAAHPGTPVTVSSPLPKSDPYFIGRSREQWLMNEALLSETSQNSSSIAYITGSPGIGKTSLAVHWAHESADAFPDGRLFADLRHGEPLDVLHQFLRHLDPEGSLPADLAEASELYRTALKGKRILVVLDHTSSYPQVRHLLPEDGACRVVITGAVNLDELLQHHSVLQLRLGPMSDDESREMLSAVLRDSRTEEFPTATKQLGLLCGSLPLALRAAGARLLAKQHWRVHDLVRRLERSPDRLAELSIGEDSLRARLDNSLSELDERAASAYRELSRLGDHDFCAARAAEVLDMDQLDAEDLIETLVDAQLLEAVGRGAWGEMRYRWQELVRLHALSSRSAQPCGAGIAG
- a CDS encoding MbtH family protein, whose translation is MTNPFEDADGRYLVLVNDEGQHSLWPSFVEVPAGWTTAFGESDRESCLEYVEKNWTDMRPKSLIEAMNADA
- a CDS encoding alpha/beta hydrolase family protein, encoding MKVTRVGPLAPRRAVLVAAALLAVGAAAGPPPDAPHRAGAPPALPAPTGPHAVGLRTLELRDGSRRDPWNPDRARELMVSLWYPARLSTAPRARYVTPRESAMILRQYRIDDVPQDLLSRTRVYAERAAPPLRSPGRGLPLVVLSPGFGLPRSSCTALAEDLASRGYAVAAVDHAYEAAAITYPEGRVTGCGACHRSPDGTRVAATRAADLSYVRRQLTSPGTGRGSAPGMRGLPPLDPARVAVVGHSMGGAAAFEAVRTDPCFAAGANLDGTFQTAGTTPVNRPFLLLGAGEHGRPGADRTWDRVWRRLSGPRHWYSVAGSGHLSFTDYGVFGGPLGRAVPGASKDATAGEDVLRLTRRTLGAFLDAELRGSPPALLEAVVRGEPRIRRHGG
- a CDS encoding prephenate dehydrogenase; this translates as MRTVAIVGAGVIGCSVGLALRRHGVVTYLIDTDAGAARAAEDRGAGIAAEPAGPADIGVIAVPHGRVAPVLAEHQKRGTARVYTDVSGVKAPLHREALAHGCDLSTLVGGHPVVSDGATEPREDLFEGCPWALTPSESTEMLALNHALELVALCGAASVLLDPEAHDRAVALVSHAPRLLASLAAARLLDEDESAVRLAGQDLRDVTGTAGGDPELWAELLTANAGPVADQLDGWAVQARTLARELRGVARSGDAARPVLLREALRHGAAGRARIPRPWDPLHT